From the genome of Streptomyces virginiae, one region includes:
- a CDS encoding TadE/TadG family type IV pilus assembly protein, producing MKDQVGNRWRRLRARLRDGGDRGSGSVELAVLAVVVLFLVFAAIQTGMYFHARSVARSAATQGVEAGRQIGAGPGDGVAQAQELLAKYNSVRGASVSAEGSGAEQIRITVRGTVATLVPGFELDVVQSAEAPVERWVEAQ from the coding sequence GTGAAAGACCAGGTCGGCAACCGGTGGCGGCGCCTACGCGCACGCCTGCGGGACGGGGGCGATCGAGGATCGGGCAGCGTGGAGCTGGCCGTCCTCGCCGTCGTGGTGCTGTTCCTGGTCTTCGCCGCGATCCAGACAGGCATGTACTTCCACGCCCGCTCCGTCGCCCGCTCCGCCGCCACCCAAGGAGTCGAGGCCGGCCGCCAGATCGGCGCAGGCCCCGGCGACGGCGTAGCCCAGGCCCAGGAACTCCTCGCGAAGTACAACAGCGTCCGCGGCGCGAGCGTCTCCGCCGAGGGCAGCGGCGCGGAGCAGATCCGCATCACCGTCCGCGGGACCGTCGCCACCCTGGTCCCCGGCTTCGAATTGGACGTCGTCCAGAGCGCTGAGGCTCCCGTCGAACGCTGGGTGGAGGCGCAGTGA
- a CDS encoding pilus assembly protein TadG-related protein, with protein sequence MITALTRRVSALRDRIRHGEDRGSLSPFYALSAIGIIMIMGLLVDGGGALNATNKAAGLAQEAARAAGQQLNVPAAVQGTEITVDPDAAVAAAQDYLAAQNVSGNVTVTDGGQRLEVTVHDTYTTLFAQFVGRSTISVSGTAHARLHTQAGG encoded by the coding sequence GTGATCACCGCCCTCACCCGCCGCGTCAGCGCCCTGCGGGACCGGATCCGCCACGGCGAAGACCGGGGGTCACTGTCGCCGTTCTACGCGCTGAGTGCCATCGGCATCATCATGATCATGGGACTGCTGGTCGACGGAGGCGGCGCCCTCAACGCGACGAACAAGGCCGCCGGACTCGCGCAGGAGGCCGCACGCGCGGCCGGCCAGCAGCTCAATGTCCCGGCCGCCGTCCAGGGCACCGAGATCACGGTGGACCCGGACGCCGCCGTCGCCGCAGCCCAGGACTACCTCGCTGCCCAGAACGTCAGCGGCAACGTGACTGTCACCGATGGCGGCCAGCGTCTCGAAGTCACCGTCCACGACACCTACACCACGTTGTTCGCGCAGTTCGTGGGTAGGTCGACGATCAGCGTGTCCGGCACGGCACACGCCCGACTGCACACCCAAGCCGGAGGCTGA
- a CDS encoding HNH endonuclease family protein, with amino-acid sequence MITNFRRGLLAAALAFAVLAPASPAQADEVTLIDGITALPIAEEIRDGYKRELYPHWKDDDRNGCSARNDVLIAEAIEAPTVGAGCSLTGGVWHSYYDDVLVQGPSGIDIDHMVPLAEVHDSGGYGWTTERRRRYANDLGSDVTLVGVTARSNRQKSDQDPATWMPMSAVHCRYLGEWVATKHRWGLAVDPAEREALLRYAADCPNARITYDPAA; translated from the coding sequence ATGATCACAAACTTCCGGCGTGGCCTCCTGGCCGCTGCCCTCGCCTTCGCCGTACTCGCCCCCGCCTCCCCCGCCCAGGCCGACGAGGTCACCCTCATCGACGGCATCACTGCGCTGCCGATCGCAGAGGAGATCCGTGACGGCTACAAGCGGGAGCTGTACCCGCACTGGAAGGACGACGACCGGAACGGCTGCAGCGCGCGGAACGACGTCCTGATCGCCGAGGCCATCGAGGCCCCAACTGTAGGGGCTGGCTGCTCCCTGACCGGAGGGGTGTGGCACTCCTACTACGACGACGTCCTCGTCCAGGGCCCGTCCGGCATCGACATCGACCACATGGTCCCGCTCGCCGAAGTCCACGACAGCGGCGGCTACGGCTGGACCACCGAGCGCCGCCGACGCTACGCCAACGACCTCGGCTCCGACGTCACTCTTGTCGGCGTCACCGCCCGTTCCAACCGGCAGAAGTCCGACCAGGACCCGGCCACCTGGATGCCGATGTCCGCGGTCCACTGCCGGTACCTCGGCGAATGGGTTGCCACCAAGCACCGCTGGGGCCTCGCCGTCGACCCTGCCGAGCGCGAGGCACTCCTGCGGTACGCGGCCGACTGTCCCAACGCCCGCATCACATACGACCCCGCCGCCTGA
- the casB gene encoding type I-E CRISPR-associated protein Cse2/CasB: protein MPALTIGSDLGKRFQLLNLLETFERAEDIPGLAHQSPGALIALHDLLLGLMYETGVHPRTQEQWREWVEDRHPLDEVAKVLSGSEYDGRLDLFHPERPFGQNPALLPFLGRHGYGPAQLDIERARDGAQLVEHVHLHHERRPAPHEALVAMLVLHGYDTGGRMMAQNNWMGRAFTYGAASRNTLRARNLVIGSSLADTLRLNIAPVARSAAGRFNFSWADPRPDRRVFTGPSAGRGRPVAGPADLHSWLGRSVALAPVRRADGEVVVDRVLVGAGELMTPLPPQLLQDAVMVAGRPQQAHIDRALWRTSPALYAGADPQNAKGCDLFSRLEELGRRVEILAVGLLTSKSSFVGWVSETFPFVGGLREELYLAATDGARWCEKAERAAAGAAAVARDIAFPRVRPDERKRLAARLLAAPLLWARFEDLFRRLLDEVASGDCEKAARARFAIGLVETTRTSMQESLSCLPETGTGLQARLRALAFLDGALSNARAFPPEFLEATVSATTVAPAVPTDGSRALAAWLADLVTSRNHTLLKALTVTEHPFTVEAEAMATRFAPTDADRGAHLLTARLFARYHRSIPTTDPVRIFGSGDLGSACRRIGAGRDRGARDPGVERLFRLLVMTGRKVEETYLMRAVERLRAANAVPPHWATLADDLAGWTCGKDVRERWGESFYTPGARARRKAAATTPTA, encoded by the coding sequence GGCTCTGACCTGGGAAAACGCTTCCAGCTCCTCAACCTGCTGGAGACATTCGAGCGGGCCGAGGACATTCCCGGCCTGGCCCACCAGAGCCCCGGCGCCCTGATCGCCCTTCACGACCTGCTGCTCGGGCTCATGTACGAGACCGGCGTGCACCCCCGCACCCAGGAGCAGTGGCGTGAGTGGGTGGAGGATCGCCACCCGCTGGACGAGGTCGCCAAGGTGCTCTCCGGCAGCGAGTACGACGGCCGTCTGGACCTGTTCCACCCTGAGCGGCCGTTCGGCCAGAACCCCGCCCTCCTCCCGTTCCTGGGCAGGCACGGCTATGGGCCGGCGCAGCTCGACATCGAGCGTGCCCGTGACGGCGCGCAGCTCGTCGAGCATGTCCATCTGCACCATGAGCGGCGCCCGGCGCCCCACGAGGCGCTGGTGGCGATGCTGGTGCTGCACGGCTACGACACCGGTGGCCGGATGATGGCACAGAACAACTGGATGGGACGCGCGTTCACCTACGGCGCCGCGAGCCGCAACACGCTGCGGGCCCGGAATCTGGTGATCGGGTCCAGCCTCGCGGACACGCTGCGGCTGAACATCGCCCCGGTGGCCCGGTCGGCGGCCGGTCGGTTCAACTTCTCGTGGGCCGATCCTCGCCCGGACCGGCGGGTGTTCACCGGTCCGTCCGCAGGCCGTGGGCGTCCTGTTGCCGGGCCTGCGGACCTTCACAGTTGGCTGGGCCGCTCGGTCGCCCTGGCGCCCGTGCGGCGGGCCGACGGCGAAGTGGTGGTCGACCGCGTGCTGGTGGGTGCCGGTGAGCTGATGACGCCGCTGCCTCCCCAGCTGCTGCAGGACGCGGTGATGGTGGCCGGGCGCCCTCAGCAGGCGCACATCGACCGGGCCCTGTGGCGCACGTCGCCAGCCCTCTACGCGGGCGCCGATCCGCAGAACGCCAAGGGCTGCGACCTGTTCTCCCGGCTGGAGGAACTGGGCCGGCGGGTGGAGATCCTCGCCGTCGGCCTTCTCACCTCCAAGAGCAGTTTCGTCGGATGGGTGAGCGAGACGTTCCCGTTCGTCGGAGGTCTGCGCGAGGAGCTCTATCTGGCCGCGACGGACGGCGCCCGGTGGTGCGAGAAGGCCGAGCGAGCAGCAGCTGGTGCTGCCGCAGTGGCACGGGACATCGCCTTCCCGCGGGTACGGCCCGACGAGCGCAAGCGGCTCGCCGCCCGGCTGCTGGCCGCTCCGCTGCTGTGGGCCCGCTTCGAGGACCTCTTCCGCCGGCTGCTGGACGAGGTCGCATCCGGCGACTGCGAGAAGGCCGCCCGGGCGCGATTCGCCATCGGTCTGGTCGAGACCACGCGCACGTCCATGCAGGAGTCGCTCAGCTGCCTGCCCGAGACAGGCACCGGGCTCCAGGCGCGCCTGCGGGCGCTGGCCTTCCTGGACGGCGCCCTGTCCAACGCCCGTGCATTCCCGCCCGAGTTCCTGGAGGCCACCGTGTCCGCAACGACCGTCGCACCCGCCGTACCGACCGACGGCAGCCGAGCGCTCGCCGCCTGGTTGGCCGACCTGGTCACCTCCCGCAATCACACCCTCCTCAAGGCCCTGACGGTGACGGAGCACCCCTTCACGGTCGAGGCCGAGGCCATGGCCACGAGATTTGCCCCCACCGACGCGGACCGGGGGGCCCACCTGCTGACCGCACGCCTCTTCGCCCGCTACCACCGCAGCATCCCCACCACGGATCCCGTACGGATCTTCGGTTCCGGCGACCTGGGATCGGCATGCCGGAGGATCGGCGCAGGACGTGACCGCGGTGCCCGTGACCCCGGTGTGGAGCGGCTCTTCCGGCTGCTCGTCATGACCGGCCGCAAGGTCGAGGAGACCTACCTCATGCGGGCCGTTGAGCGGCTGCGGGCGGCGAACGCCGTCCCGCCTCACTGGGCCACCCTCGCCGACGACCTGGCGGGTTGGACCTGCGGCAAGGACGTGCGCGAACGCTGGGGGGAGAGCTTCTACACCCCCGGCGCCCGGGCCCGGCGCAAAGCCGCTGCCACCACCCCGACCGCCTGA
- a CDS encoding type I-E CRISPR-associated protein Cas7/Cse4/CasC has product MNIDAAVRYLSLHSLTTFSHVLLVRDDAGEPKTSVYGDAERVILSPQTQRRADRMHIRDQANLGTGALASHAWGVRTREWALRIAEALREEHSWEPEPALEVTRAALRGIGLNFGSTPNTAFLTKVMLFAPETTGSALARIIHGHRAELEAWAAVVAEAVAAGEKEKKHKGKKSGKKDSDSGGPEDDAAESAATPAETKVPPLPARIKARLITGLAPADAIDIALYGRFLAEISGAGNVDGAIQTTSALSVEPASIVRDFFSAADDFKIARQRRGTDFTDAFTRLQAADAEPAGDLPTAYTLDERGAGMTGQQNFFSGTFYAHSVLDRIQLRRNLLNGGMDPERAEQAARDAELAFLNAFVNAVPSAKKNTTAAPGTLPKLVLAHAAPRPYNYAAVFEKAITREEGVPSLLAGERLLRHHSMIVKKQRIDPGAVLSYDLATIELLDTLRDTSRLDPTEVDHPTELSGYLTVGQPA; this is encoded by the coding sequence ATGAACATCGATGCTGCGGTGCGCTACCTGTCCCTGCACTCGCTGACCACCTTCAGCCACGTGCTGCTCGTACGTGACGACGCCGGCGAGCCCAAGACGTCCGTGTACGGGGATGCCGAGAGAGTCATCCTCAGCCCGCAGACACAGCGCCGCGCCGACCGCATGCACATCCGGGACCAGGCCAACCTCGGCACCGGGGCACTCGCCTCGCACGCCTGGGGGGTACGGACCCGCGAATGGGCGCTGCGGATCGCCGAGGCACTGCGCGAGGAGCACAGCTGGGAACCGGAGCCGGCGCTGGAAGTGACCCGCGCCGCGCTCCGCGGGATCGGGCTGAACTTCGGGTCCACCCCGAACACCGCGTTCCTGACCAAGGTGATGCTCTTCGCCCCCGAGACGACCGGCTCGGCCTTGGCCCGGATCATCCACGGGCACCGCGCCGAGCTGGAGGCATGGGCGGCCGTGGTCGCCGAGGCCGTGGCCGCCGGCGAGAAGGAGAAGAAGCACAAGGGCAAGAAGAGCGGCAAGAAGGACAGCGACTCCGGCGGGCCCGAGGACGACGCCGCCGAATCCGCCGCCACGCCAGCGGAGACGAAGGTGCCGCCGCTGCCCGCCCGGATCAAGGCCCGGCTGATCACCGGCCTGGCGCCGGCAGACGCCATCGACATCGCCCTCTACGGCCGGTTCCTCGCCGAAATCTCAGGCGCCGGAAACGTCGACGGAGCGATCCAGACCACCTCGGCGCTGTCCGTGGAACCCGCCTCGATCGTCCGGGACTTCTTCAGCGCCGCAGACGACTTCAAGATCGCACGACAACGGCGGGGCACCGACTTCACCGACGCGTTCACCCGGCTCCAGGCCGCTGACGCCGAGCCCGCCGGTGACCTGCCCACCGCCTACACCCTCGACGAGCGAGGCGCGGGAATGACCGGACAGCAGAACTTCTTCAGCGGCACCTTCTACGCCCACAGCGTCCTCGACCGCATCCAGCTGCGCCGCAACCTGCTCAACGGCGGCATGGACCCCGAACGCGCGGAACAGGCTGCGCGCGACGCCGAACTCGCCTTCCTCAACGCCTTCGTCAACGCCGTGCCCAGCGCGAAGAAGAACACCACCGCCGCACCCGGCACCCTGCCCAAACTGGTCCTCGCCCACGCCGCACCACGCCCGTACAACTACGCCGCGGTCTTCGAGAAGGCCATCACCCGCGAAGAAGGCGTCCCCAGCCTGCTGGCCGGCGAACGACTCCTGCGCCACCACTCCATGATCGTCAAGAAGCAGCGCATCGACCCCGGCGCCGTCCTGAGCTACGACCTCGCCACCATCGAGCTCCTCGACACCCTGCGCGACACAAGTCGGCTCGACCCCACCGAGGTCGACCACCCCACCGAGCTGAGCGGCTACCTCACCGTCGGACAGCCCGCATGA
- a CDS encoding LysM peptidoglycan-binding domain-containing protein has translation MSTFVRLLRALLGLAVLAALIAGIPLVLLAVGYQPTEFAGGWDLLTQQDDGRLFFTVLTTIGWIGWALFTLSALVEIVALFRGRKAKRIRGLGGMQSFAGLLIGGLVLIAPTAASAATTGTAVAATAVQTAGTSSAATAQAAVAAEQDAWPTHTVTGDSELPWDLAEQYLGSGPRWKDIAALNPSVPQLAAGDQFLPKGTVIRLPADANIANPAAPVPAPAQAAPETAAPTQQPAQNAPKDEKPAAADADHVVKSGENLWGIADEHGDPEDWPKIFEANKGKPLPGGGTFDNPDLIVPGQKLTLPTATAPAPAPDSRPAPDTKTPTPDTAKDTPVPAAPAPVPSQSATPAPAASAPATAPTTTAPAPAQDGQKADTAQQPQDTDEALAPAAVWMGAGALAAALIGTLATRRILQQRRRRPGRRIPMPTGSAAATEQSLRAAQHPTGFDLLDAALRTLALNLAAAERDLPVVTAVVLHEQKVELHLDDDVPPMKPFSGSAGRTDLWTCPASSPDLADHDALQGADAPYPALVSLGWDGSGRLVLVDLEYVGVLHLDGDADHARHVLQAIAVELASTPLPGHLEITALADTAPGLDDAAPERVARTDTLAAAVAELTSHTADQRRALAALGAPTLRAARLNEDASGSWTPHILLAAELPEGARTDALLDLITDQPRVAGAVVTAGENADLAPEDGWTLHCAGPDETIVLPGSGLPIKLQGLTDAHFADAIELLTLSAADTDVPARDDWLDGLLDTDEQAEEDQAEPDKDHAGEEDTSDDAEETGDDEATQPETGADEDGMPDEYADIEQEELESAHQTETPVPTAAHTDEATDDQAEHDTGGPTIADLFHPPAAPVPAPATAGPEAAPELTKEEAAPAEASPEAENLGPAALPVPAPTRAADDTEATAPTVLLLGRVVIEGAAGRIDSNRQSAAVELVSYLALNPGADHHAIDDALWPGRLVNKQMRNAVISRTRSWLGKDTNGEAYFPRVQDTGDSRYRLAQAVTCDWRTFQNLARTGLARHDEDGDLALRRALALVRGRPFAAIDPQRYAWAEPAVQEMVSAVADVAYELSTRRREAADHTGALWAAHQGLIAAEENELLHRQVFLAHHAAGDMDALRDAAARLARINEGLGGGVDMEAETAQLLSTLLPRTPVTR, from the coding sequence ATGAGCACCTTCGTACGCCTGCTCCGCGCCCTGCTCGGCCTCGCCGTCCTGGCCGCCCTCATCGCCGGCATCCCCCTCGTCCTGCTGGCCGTCGGGTATCAGCCCACCGAGTTCGCCGGCGGATGGGATCTCCTGACCCAGCAGGACGACGGCCGGCTGTTCTTCACGGTGCTCACGACCATCGGCTGGATCGGCTGGGCGCTGTTCACCCTCTCCGCCCTCGTCGAGATCGTCGCCCTGTTCCGCGGCCGCAAGGCGAAGCGGATCAGGGGCCTCGGCGGGATGCAGTCCTTCGCAGGCCTCCTCATCGGCGGCCTCGTCCTGATCGCCCCCACCGCGGCCTCAGCCGCGACCACCGGTACGGCCGTCGCGGCGACCGCCGTACAGACCGCGGGCACCAGCAGCGCGGCGACGGCCCAAGCGGCAGTCGCGGCGGAACAGGACGCCTGGCCCACCCACACGGTCACCGGCGACTCCGAGCTCCCCTGGGACCTGGCGGAGCAATACCTCGGCAGCGGGCCGCGCTGGAAGGACATCGCCGCCCTCAACCCGAGCGTGCCGCAACTCGCGGCCGGCGACCAGTTCCTGCCCAAGGGCACAGTGATCCGGCTCCCCGCCGACGCCAACATCGCCAACCCGGCCGCCCCTGTTCCGGCACCCGCCCAGGCCGCACCGGAGACGGCCGCGCCCACGCAGCAGCCCGCGCAGAACGCCCCCAAGGACGAAAAGCCCGCTGCGGCCGACGCCGATCATGTCGTCAAGTCCGGTGAGAACCTGTGGGGCATCGCCGACGAGCACGGCGACCCTGAGGACTGGCCGAAGATCTTCGAAGCCAACAAGGGCAAGCCACTGCCCGGCGGCGGGACCTTCGACAACCCGGACCTGATCGTCCCCGGCCAGAAACTCACCCTCCCCACCGCAACCGCCCCGGCCCCCGCTCCCGACAGCCGGCCCGCCCCCGACACCAAGACCCCCACGCCGGACACGGCGAAGGACACCCCCGTACCGGCGGCACCCGCCCCCGTGCCCTCGCAGTCCGCCACGCCTGCGCCCGCCGCTTCCGCCCCCGCTACCGCGCCCACCACAACCGCGCCCGCGCCCGCGCAGGACGGCCAGAAGGCGGACACCGCCCAGCAACCGCAGGACACCGACGAGGCCCTGGCCCCCGCCGCCGTCTGGATGGGAGCCGGCGCCCTGGCCGCCGCCCTCATCGGCACACTCGCCACCCGCCGCATCCTCCAGCAGCGCCGCCGCCGGCCCGGCCGCCGCATTCCCATGCCCACCGGCAGCGCCGCCGCCACCGAACAAAGCCTGCGCGCAGCCCAACACCCCACCGGCTTCGACCTCCTCGACGCCGCCCTGCGCACGCTGGCACTCAACCTCGCGGCAGCTGAGCGCGACCTGCCCGTGGTCACCGCCGTCGTCCTGCACGAGCAGAAGGTCGAGCTCCACCTCGACGACGACGTCCCCCCGATGAAGCCCTTCTCAGGCAGCGCCGGCCGCACCGACCTGTGGACCTGCCCGGCCTCCAGCCCCGACCTCGCCGACCACGACGCCCTCCAGGGCGCCGACGCGCCCTACCCGGCCCTGGTCTCCCTGGGCTGGGACGGCTCCGGCCGCCTGGTCCTCGTCGACCTGGAGTACGTCGGCGTCCTCCACCTGGACGGCGACGCCGACCACGCACGCCACGTCCTGCAAGCCATCGCCGTCGAACTCGCCAGCACACCCCTGCCCGGCCATCTGGAGATCACCGCGCTCGCCGACACCGCACCCGGGCTCGACGACGCAGCACCCGAACGCGTCGCCCGCACCGACACCCTCGCCGCAGCGGTCGCCGAACTGACCAGCCACACCGCCGACCAACGCCGCGCCCTAGCCGCACTCGGCGCACCCACCCTCCGTGCCGCCCGCCTCAACGAAGACGCCAGCGGCTCCTGGACGCCCCACATCCTCCTCGCCGCCGAGCTCCCCGAAGGCGCCCGGACCGACGCGCTGCTCGACCTGATCACGGACCAGCCGCGGGTCGCCGGCGCGGTCGTCACGGCAGGCGAGAACGCAGACCTGGCCCCAGAAGACGGCTGGACCCTGCACTGCGCGGGACCGGACGAGACCATCGTCCTGCCCGGCTCCGGCCTGCCCATCAAGCTCCAGGGCCTGACCGACGCCCACTTCGCCGACGCGATCGAGCTGCTCACCCTGTCCGCCGCCGACACCGACGTCCCCGCTCGCGACGACTGGCTGGACGGCCTCCTCGACACCGACGAGCAGGCGGAAGAGGACCAGGCGGAGCCGGACAAGGATCACGCCGGCGAGGAAGATACGTCGGACGACGCCGAGGAGACCGGCGACGACGAAGCGACGCAGCCGGAGACCGGTGCCGACGAGGACGGGATGCCGGACGAGTACGCCGACATCGAGCAGGAGGAGCTGGAGAGCGCGCACCAGACCGAGACACCGGTCCCGACTGCAGCCCACACGGACGAGGCAACCGACGACCAGGCCGAACACGACACCGGTGGCCCCACGATCGCGGACCTCTTCCATCCTCCTGCCGCTCCCGTCCCTGCCCCGGCAACCGCTGGTCCCGAAGCCGCCCCGGAGCTGACCAAGGAAGAAGCCGCCCCGGCCGAGGCGAGCCCTGAGGCCGAGAACCTCGGCCCCGCCGCCCTCCCGGTGCCCGCCCCGACTCGCGCCGCTGACGACACCGAAGCCACCGCGCCGACCGTGCTCCTGCTCGGGCGAGTGGTCATCGAGGGCGCCGCGGGCCGGATCGACTCCAACCGGCAGAGTGCCGCCGTCGAACTCGTCTCCTACCTCGCGCTCAACCCCGGCGCCGACCACCACGCCATCGACGACGCCTTGTGGCCGGGCCGCCTGGTCAACAAGCAGATGCGCAACGCCGTCATCAGCCGCACCCGTTCCTGGCTCGGCAAGGACACCAACGGCGAGGCCTACTTCCCGCGGGTCCAGGACACCGGCGACAGCCGCTACCGCCTCGCCCAAGCCGTCACCTGCGACTGGCGGACCTTCCAGAACCTCGCCCGCACCGGCCTCGCCCGCCACGACGAGGACGGCGACCTCGCCCTGCGCCGAGCCCTCGCCCTCGTCCGCGGCCGCCCCTTCGCCGCCATCGACCCCCAGCGCTACGCATGGGCCGAGCCGGCCGTCCAGGAGATGGTCTCGGCCGTCGCCGACGTCGCCTACGAACTGTCCACCCGCCGCCGCGAGGCCGCCGACCACACCGGCGCGCTCTGGGCCGCCCACCAAGGCCTTATCGCCGCCGAGGAGAACGAACTCCTCCACCGGCAGGTGTTCCTCGCCCACCATGCCGCCGGCGACATGGACGCGCTCCGCGATGCCGCAGCCCGGCTGGCCCGCATCAACGAAGGCCTCGGCGGCGGAGTGGACATGGAGGCGGAGACGGCTCAGTTGCTCAGCACACTGCTACCGCGCACGCCGGTGACTCGATAG
- the cas6e gene encoding type I-E CRISPR-associated protein Cas6/Cse3/CasE, with translation MTAPVRVVVHHTLIELELNHPRTARVVADAHELHRLVMGMFRHWVPDGERDARALMGVLHTSAVDLAQRTLALIVQSVVPPDTTALDHHMLADPAQTRIVNLAIQAGQQYAFRTTVTPARYGHHKGRYTRDRPTDTTPAAALTWFTQRLQPDPAVDYTRHPLIGANAQPEHLKARTLPPLTGHKADQSIIVARSEVQGRLTVTDPTTFARTLTQGLGRQRAYGCGLFLVQPISTSHHPAPTNQQSHNQTAPPLSAQTPMDTSDAPKPDPARPTRDKVSP, from the coding sequence GTGACCGCCCCCGTACGCGTCGTCGTGCACCACACCCTGATCGAACTCGAACTCAACCACCCACGCACCGCCCGGGTCGTGGCCGACGCCCACGAACTCCACCGGCTCGTGATGGGCATGTTCCGCCACTGGGTACCCGACGGCGAGCGGGACGCCCGAGCCCTGATGGGTGTCCTGCACACCAGCGCCGTCGATCTCGCCCAGCGCACCCTGGCCCTCATCGTCCAATCCGTCGTCCCCCCGGACACCACCGCGCTGGACCACCACATGCTCGCCGATCCCGCGCAGACCCGCATCGTCAACCTGGCGATCCAGGCAGGACAGCAGTACGCCTTCCGCACCACCGTCACACCGGCCCGGTACGGGCACCACAAAGGCCGCTACACCCGCGACCGGCCCACCGACACCACCCCGGCGGCAGCCTTGACATGGTTCACCCAGCGCCTCCAACCCGACCCGGCAGTCGACTACACCCGCCATCCGTTGATCGGCGCCAACGCCCAGCCCGAGCACCTCAAGGCACGCACCCTGCCCCCACTCACAGGGCACAAGGCAGACCAGAGCATCATCGTCGCCCGATCCGAAGTCCAGGGCCGCCTCACCGTGACCGACCCGACCACGTTCGCCCGCACCCTCACCCAGGGGCTGGGCCGTCAACGCGCCTACGGGTGTGGCCTCTTCCTCGTACAACCGATCTCTACATCCCACCACCCCGCGCCTACCAACCAGCAATCACACAACCAGACCGCTCCACCCCTTTCCGCGCAAACCCCCATGGACACTTCGGACGCACCGAAGCCCGATCCTGCACGACCCACACGCGACAAGGTCTCTCCTTGA
- the cas5e gene encoding type I-E CRISPR-associated protein Cas5/CasD, producing MTPAPHILLIRLEALLQSWGNRSPYNDRDTLTRPTKSGVIGLLAAADGHDRDEIREDADDFLPLSDLADLRFGVRADRPGRLTSDFQTSGGGTYPLRPRDIITDPARADRAAAALAEDHGPAFGHLRGPGLTDWYSAPKNIAPHPDTHTLIATNSKRYPQVSRRWYLADAAFLAAVESTDKALLRRLADRLHTPRRLLWLGRKHCAPTQPLAHGIRPGTLEDVLATTPLLPRSRPAPTAAWVEVDPGTAGSSTINDQPVSFANHTRTRAMRWEQRLSLTPPQENR from the coding sequence ATGACCCCGGCACCCCACATCCTCCTGATCCGGCTCGAAGCCCTCCTTCAGTCCTGGGGCAACCGCTCCCCCTACAACGACCGCGACACCCTCACCCGACCCACCAAGAGCGGCGTCATCGGCCTCCTGGCCGCCGCCGACGGCCACGACCGCGACGAGATCCGCGAGGACGCCGACGACTTCCTGCCCCTGAGCGACCTCGCCGACCTGCGCTTCGGCGTCCGCGCCGACCGCCCCGGCCGCCTCACCAGCGACTTCCAGACCAGCGGCGGCGGCACCTACCCGCTGCGCCCCCGTGACATCATCACCGACCCCGCCCGCGCCGACCGGGCGGCCGCCGCCCTCGCCGAAGACCACGGCCCCGCCTTCGGACACCTACGCGGCCCCGGCCTCACCGACTGGTACAGCGCGCCCAAGAACATCGCACCCCATCCCGACACGCACACGCTGATCGCCACCAACAGCAAGCGCTACCCGCAGGTCTCCCGCCGCTGGTACCTCGCCGACGCAGCCTTCCTCGCCGCCGTCGAATCCACCGACAAGGCACTCCTACGCCGACTCGCCGACCGCCTCCACACCCCACGCAGGCTCCTGTGGCTCGGCCGCAAGCACTGCGCCCCCACCCAACCCCTCGCCCACGGAATCCGCCCCGGCACCCTCGAAGACGTCCTCGCCACCACTCCGCTGCTCCCCCGCTCCCGGCCGGCCCCCACCGCGGCCTGGGTCGAAGTCGACCCGGGGACCGCCGGCTCATCGACCATCAACGACCAACCCGTCAGCTTCGCCAACCACACACGTACCCGGGCGATGCGCTGGGAGCAGCGCCTTTCCCTGACCCCACCCCAGGAGAACCGGTGA
- a CDS encoding TadE family protein, with product MRRARRINWREDQGSYSVETVILAPAIIALMLLMIAFGRVTDASGAVDGAARAAARAASLEREAGAAQAAGSAAATRSLNGEGIHCASSSVSVDTSGYGLDLGQEATVRVTVACTAPLGEIGLPGLPGSRTLRASWTSPIDSYRGRQ from the coding sequence GTGAGGCGGGCCCGACGCATCAACTGGCGCGAGGACCAGGGAAGCTATTCGGTCGAGACAGTAATCCTCGCCCCGGCCATCATCGCCCTCATGCTGCTCATGATCGCCTTCGGACGGGTCACTGATGCCTCCGGCGCCGTGGACGGCGCCGCCCGAGCGGCCGCCCGCGCCGCCTCCCTCGAACGGGAAGCCGGCGCAGCGCAGGCCGCAGGGTCCGCCGCGGCGACCCGCAGCCTCAACGGAGAGGGCATCCACTGCGCCTCATCCAGTGTCTCGGTCGACACCTCCGGGTACGGCCTCGACCTCGGCCAGGAGGCCACCGTCCGCGTCACAGTTGCCTGCACCGCGCCACTCGGCGAGATCGGACTTCCGGGTCTTCCGGGATCCCGTACGCTCCGGGCTTCGTGGACCAGCCCGATCGACTCCTATCGAGGCCGCCAGTGA